In Longimicrobium sp., a genomic segment contains:
- a CDS encoding RNA polymerase sigma factor RpoD/SigA: MSFSPAKKIAAESESLDQYLREISAYPLIDRDEEARLARRIRDGDTESLETLVRSNLRFVVAVAKKYQNQGVSLADLINEGNIGLIRAARKFDETKGIKFISYAVWWIRQAILQALAEQSRIVRVPLSRAGTVHRIGRRSSAMTQELGREPTLQEIAVELEVPEDEISHALAMSQVYLSLDAPLVPGEDGQLLDYLSDQFSPGPDDDVYEHALKRTIEDALGTLTEREAKVLRLYFGLGDTEPMTLEQIGESFGITRERVRQIKEKALLRLRHQSRARFLETFLT; encoded by the coding sequence ATGTCGTTCAGCCCCGCCAAGAAGATCGCCGCAGAATCCGAGTCACTGGACCAGTACCTCCGCGAGATCAGCGCGTATCCGCTGATCGACCGCGACGAAGAGGCACGCCTGGCCCGCCGCATCCGCGACGGCGACACCGAGTCGCTGGAAACGCTGGTGCGCTCGAACCTGCGCTTCGTGGTGGCGGTGGCCAAGAAGTACCAGAACCAGGGCGTGTCGCTGGCCGACCTGATCAACGAGGGGAACATCGGGCTGATCCGCGCGGCGCGGAAGTTCGACGAGACCAAGGGGATCAAGTTCATCTCCTACGCGGTGTGGTGGATCCGCCAGGCCATCCTGCAGGCGCTGGCCGAGCAGAGCCGCATCGTGCGCGTCCCCCTCTCGCGCGCGGGCACGGTGCACCGCATCGGCCGCCGCTCGAGCGCCATGACGCAGGAGCTGGGGCGCGAGCCCACGCTGCAGGAGATCGCGGTGGAGCTGGAGGTGCCCGAGGACGAGATCAGCCACGCGCTGGCCATGAGCCAGGTGTACCTCTCCCTCGACGCCCCGCTGGTCCCCGGCGAAGACGGGCAGCTCCTCGACTATCTCTCCGACCAGTTCTCTCCCGGCCCCGACGACGACGTCTACGAGCACGCGCTGAAGCGCACCATCGAGGACGCGCTCGGCACGCTCACCGAGCGCGAGGCCAAGGTGCTGCGCCTGTACTTCGGCCTGGGCGACACCGAGCCCATGACGCTGGAGCAGATCGGCGAGAGCTTCGGCATCACCCGCGAGCGCGTGCGGCAGATCAAGGAGAAGGCGCTGCTGCGCCTCCGCCACCAGTCCCGCGCCCGCTTCCTGGAGACCTTCCTGACCTGA
- a CDS encoding efflux RND transporter periplasmic adaptor subunit gives MKKLLIALGVVLAVGVLAALAVNGKGKGAGREVRTEKVGRRDLVAIVTASGKVEPKRKVDISADIPGRVIQLAVEEGQWVNRGDLLLRLDPSQYEAAVRQAEAGVAQARAREAEARAQLLKAQGDQRRAEQLAQGRDLIAAQEVDNARTQAQVAQASLQGARFAVQQAQATLSQSRDNLRKTTIVAPMSGRVTRLNIHEGETAIIGTMNNPGSLLLTVADLGVMEAKVKVDETEVPRIAVGDSAVLRIDAFPGQKFTGKVTRIGNSAAQQSGLASSTGSGGEQSVDFEVVITLDHPPAELRPDLSATADIVTDTRTKALSVPILAVTVRDREGKKFKGEQQDAAQAAPEQGGDSHRRSDEVEGVFVLRAGKAAWVPVEVGVAGEQYFEVKSGLKEGDEVVSGPFEAIRELEADAPIHAAPPQTGARRGARSGR, from the coding sequence ATGAAGAAGCTGCTGATCGCCCTGGGGGTGGTGCTGGCAGTGGGCGTGCTGGCGGCGCTGGCGGTGAACGGGAAGGGGAAGGGCGCCGGGCGCGAGGTGCGCACCGAGAAGGTGGGGCGCCGCGACCTGGTCGCGATCGTCACCGCCAGCGGCAAGGTGGAGCCCAAGCGCAAGGTCGACATCTCGGCCGACATCCCGGGCCGGGTGATCCAGCTGGCGGTGGAGGAGGGCCAGTGGGTGAACCGGGGCGACCTGCTGCTGCGCCTCGACCCCAGCCAGTACGAGGCCGCGGTGCGCCAGGCCGAGGCCGGCGTGGCGCAGGCCCGCGCCCGCGAGGCCGAGGCGCGCGCGCAGCTGCTGAAGGCGCAGGGCGACCAGCGCCGCGCCGAGCAGCTGGCACAGGGGCGCGACCTGATCGCCGCGCAGGAGGTCGACAACGCGCGCACCCAGGCGCAGGTGGCCCAGGCGTCGCTGCAGGGCGCGCGCTTCGCCGTGCAGCAGGCGCAGGCCACGCTCTCGCAGTCGCGCGACAACCTGCGCAAGACCACGATCGTGGCGCCGATGAGCGGGCGGGTCACCCGGCTGAACATCCACGAGGGCGAGACGGCCATCATCGGCACCATGAACAACCCCGGCTCGCTCCTGCTGACCGTGGCCGACCTGGGGGTGATGGAGGCCAAGGTCAAGGTCGACGAGACCGAGGTCCCCCGCATCGCCGTGGGCGACAGCGCGGTGCTGCGCATCGACGCCTTCCCCGGGCAGAAGTTTACCGGGAAGGTCACGCGGATCGGCAACAGCGCGGCCCAGCAGAGCGGCCTGGCCTCCAGCACCGGTTCGGGGGGCGAGCAGTCGGTGGACTTCGAGGTGGTGATCACCCTCGACCATCCCCCGGCGGAGCTGCGGCCGGACCTGTCGGCGACGGCCGACATCGTCACCGACACGCGCACGAAGGCGCTCTCCGTGCCCATCCTGGCGGTGACCGTGCGCGACCGCGAGGGGAAGAAGTTCAAGGGCGAGCAGCAGGACGCGGCGCAGGCCGCCCCCGAGCAGGGCGGCGACTCGCACCGCCGCTCCGACGAGGTGGAGGGCGTGTTCGTCCTCCGCGCGGGCAAGGCGGCGTGGGTGCCGGTGGAGGTGGGCGTGGCCGGCGAGCAGTACTTCGAGGTGAAGAGCGGGCTGAAGGAGGGCGACGAGGTGGTCTCCGGCCCCTTCGAGGCCATCCGCGAGCTCGAGGCCGACGCGCCGATCCACGCCGCGCCGCCGCAGACGGGCGCGCGCCGCGGGGCCCGGAGCGGGCGATGA
- a CDS encoding YIP1 family protein translates to MNAPVTETVAAPAPGAPPPPAPLASRIADTFFTPTRVFEQFRDGSAPWIGPVLVSVAVLVLLVALRPLFISNRQFAEFFLQKAAEMGQQNLPSVDEMEARVWLQVGIGAFAGVFWLVIRPLLVGAILAALYGLLLGGRAPYRSYVAVASHALLVSTLGFLVVGALQFATGRVDLALDASLLLGPDARGVAASVLRAVTPFSLWATALLALGGATINRKTGWLGAASLLLAMQLALAAAGGLIMQMMAAKAGGS, encoded by the coding sequence ATGAACGCTCCCGTCACGGAGACCGTCGCCGCGCCGGCGCCCGGCGCGCCTCCGCCGCCCGCCCCGCTGGCGTCGCGGATCGCCGACACCTTCTTCACGCCCACGCGCGTGTTCGAGCAGTTCCGCGACGGCAGCGCGCCGTGGATCGGGCCGGTGCTGGTGTCGGTGGCGGTGCTGGTGCTGCTGGTGGCGCTCAGGCCGCTGTTCATCTCCAACCGCCAGTTCGCCGAGTTCTTCCTGCAGAAGGCGGCGGAGATGGGGCAGCAGAACCTTCCCTCGGTCGACGAGATGGAGGCGAGGGTGTGGCTGCAGGTGGGGATCGGCGCGTTCGCGGGCGTTTTCTGGCTGGTGATCCGCCCGCTGCTGGTGGGCGCGATCCTGGCGGCGCTCTACGGGCTGCTGCTGGGCGGCCGCGCGCCCTACCGCTCGTACGTGGCCGTGGCCAGCCACGCGCTGCTCGTGTCCACCCTGGGCTTCCTGGTGGTGGGCGCGCTGCAGTTCGCCACCGGCCGGGTGGACCTGGCGCTCGACGCCTCGCTCCTGCTGGGGCCCGACGCCAGGGGCGTGGCCGCCTCGGTGCTGCGCGCCGTCACCCCGTTCTCGCTGTGGGCCACCGCGCTGCTGGCGCTGGGCGGCGCCACGATCAATCGCAAGACCGGCTGGCTGGGCGCGGCGTCGCTGCTGCTGGCCATGCAGCTGGCGCTGGCCGCGGCCGGCGGGCTGATCATGCAGATGATGGCCGCGAAGGCGGGCGGCTCCTGA
- the lepB gene encoding signal peptidase I, producing MDDPQTDTPVLVPEPRRLRLSAERVDSERRKTADETRGSISTGRWMWEWTKAISTAILLFLVIRTFLFEAFKIPTGSMEGTLLVGDFLLVNKAVYGAEVPYTHARLPAFSAPRRGDVIVFLPPHDPHKNYVKRIVGAPGDTLEMRDKVLYLDGRAQTEPFTRHTDPLSDPSREEMLWQFQYLVRRPAHWSEYHPTRDTWGPLVVPPGKYFVLGDNRDNSEDSRFWGFVDAEAIKGRPMFVYYSFETDITRTFTWLTGVRWGRIGEVVR from the coding sequence ATGGACGATCCCCAGACCGACACGCCCGTGCTCGTCCCCGAGCCGCGCCGCCTGCGCCTTTCGGCCGAGCGCGTGGACAGCGAGCGCCGCAAGACCGCCGACGAGACGCGCGGGTCCATCTCCACCGGGCGGTGGATGTGGGAGTGGACCAAGGCCATCTCCACGGCCATCCTGCTCTTCCTGGTGATCCGCACCTTCCTGTTCGAGGCGTTCAAGATCCCCACCGGCAGCATGGAGGGAACGCTGCTGGTGGGCGACTTCCTGCTGGTGAACAAGGCCGTGTACGGCGCCGAGGTGCCGTACACGCACGCCCGCCTCCCCGCCTTCAGCGCGCCCCGGCGCGGCGACGTGATCGTGTTCCTGCCGCCGCACGACCCGCACAAGAACTACGTCAAGCGCATCGTGGGCGCCCCAGGCGACACGCTGGAGATGCGCGACAAGGTGCTGTACCTGGACGGCCGCGCGCAGACCGAGCCCTTCACCCGCCACACCGATCCCCTCAGCGATCCCTCGCGCGAGGAGATGCTCTGGCAGTTCCAGTACCTGGTGCGCCGCCCCGCGCACTGGAGCGAGTACCACCCCACGCGCGACACCTGGGGCCCGCTGGTCGTCCCCCCCGGCAAGTACTTCGTGCTGGGCGACAACCGCGACAACTCCGAGGACTCGCGCTTCTGGGGCTTCGTCGACGCCGAAGCCATCAAGGGGCGCCCGATGTTCGTGTACTACTCGTTCGAGACCGACATCACCCGCACCTTCACCTGGCTCACCGGGGTGCGCTGGGGCCGCATCGGCGAAGTGGTGCGCTGA
- a CDS encoding ABC transporter ATP-binding protein — MSTALETGGDAPVIQVRGLQKHFEVGAETVRALRGVDLVIHRNEYVAIMGPSGSGKSTFMNLIGCLDTPTAGEYVLNGHAVAGMDDDALARVRNREIGFVFQTFNLLPRSTALENVELPLVYGGLHKKERRQRAIDALKAVDLGDRLDHRPNQLSGGQRQRVAIARALVTRPSIILADEPTGNLDSRTSEEIMGLFARLHDEGQTIIMVTHEPDIAAHAERVVMLRDGVIESDRPQVPVPAGTEWGTHRAAETPAAAAVAEA; from the coding sequence ATGAGCACCGCCCTGGAAACCGGTGGCGACGCGCCCGTGATCCAGGTCCGCGGGCTGCAGAAGCACTTCGAGGTGGGCGCCGAGACGGTGCGGGCGCTGCGCGGGGTGGACCTGGTGATCCACCGCAACGAGTACGTGGCCATCATGGGGCCGTCGGGGTCGGGGAAGTCGACCTTCATGAACCTGATCGGCTGCCTCGACACCCCCACCGCGGGCGAGTACGTGCTGAACGGCCACGCGGTGGCGGGGATGGACGACGACGCGCTGGCGCGCGTGCGCAACCGCGAGATCGGCTTCGTCTTCCAGACCTTCAACCTCCTCCCCCGCTCCACCGCGCTGGAGAACGTGGAGCTGCCGCTGGTCTACGGCGGGCTGCACAAGAAGGAGCGGCGCCAGCGGGCCATCGACGCGCTGAAGGCGGTGGACCTGGGCGACCGGCTGGACCACCGCCCCAACCAGCTCTCCGGCGGGCAGCGGCAGCGCGTGGCCATCGCCCGCGCGCTGGTCACGCGGCCGTCGATCATCCTGGCCGACGAGCCCACGGGCAACCTGGACTCGCGCACCAGCGAGGAGATCATGGGGCTGTTCGCGCGGCTCCACGACGAGGGGCAGACCATCATCATGGTCACCCACGAGCCCGACATCGCCGCGCACGCCGAGCGCGTGGTGATGCTGCGCGACGGGGTGATCGAGAGCGACCGCCCGCAGGTGCCCGTCCCCGCCGGGACGGAGTGGGGGACGCACCGCGCGGCCGAGACGCCGGCCGCCGCGGCGGTGGCGGAGGCCTGA
- a CDS encoding TolC family protein translates to MSTRRAASAALLIALAAAHSAAAQQQTPQRARPTPTPPPPAPVQAAPSGPPLSIEQAVALAQEGNPDLLQQRNDTRTARAAVRESRLDFLPSASLSGGLGYTAPGEQRFGSVQLLQSSPAYYSSYYSLDLSYQLSGAKLMQPAVARAQERATRQRVTGYEANLVSTVRQSYLSSLQAWEQAQQAEREVARTQEHERLARARLEVGAGTPLDLRRAEVQRGQAEVNLLQRRNDYQTSLLRLGQSIGRELPADTRLSSTFGLFEPKWTVDELEQMALGGNPNLLAARATAEAARTGVRAARTQYLPSLSMSVGYRGSVYSASDLSSFYTSALQSTAASFQSCNYNNQVGALIGAAPQDCSRFDVNDPAVAEQVRQGVRASNPAFPFGFRTQPLQATLSLSLPLFNGYARERQVEEARVQAEDAELTVRSQELKLRTDLGAALLAVQTAFRAAQLQEQVVERATEELRLARERFRFGVASSVEVTDAQTSLAESEQARIDAVYNYHKSLAALEALVGRPLRQP, encoded by the coding sequence ATGAGCACCCGGCGCGCGGCCTCGGCCGCACTCCTCATCGCGCTGGCCGCGGCGCATTCCGCGGCCGCCCAGCAGCAGACCCCGCAGCGCGCGCGGCCCACGCCCACCCCGCCGCCCCCGGCGCCGGTGCAGGCGGCGCCGTCGGGCCCGCCGCTCAGCATCGAGCAGGCGGTGGCCCTGGCGCAGGAAGGCAACCCCGACCTGCTGCAGCAGCGCAACGACACCCGCACCGCCCGCGCCGCCGTGCGCGAGTCGCGGCTCGACTTCCTTCCCTCGGCCAGCCTGTCGGGCGGGCTGGGCTACACCGCGCCCGGCGAGCAGCGCTTCGGCTCGGTGCAGCTGCTGCAGAGCTCGCCGGCGTACTACTCATCGTACTACTCGCTGGACCTGAGCTACCAGCTGTCGGGCGCCAAGCTGATGCAGCCCGCCGTGGCGCGCGCGCAGGAGCGGGCCACCCGGCAGCGGGTGACCGGCTACGAGGCCAACCTGGTGAGCACCGTGCGCCAGAGCTACCTCTCCAGCCTGCAGGCGTGGGAGCAGGCGCAGCAGGCCGAGCGCGAGGTGGCGCGCACGCAGGAGCACGAGCGGCTGGCCCGCGCCCGGCTCGAGGTGGGCGCCGGCACGCCGCTGGACCTGCGCCGCGCCGAGGTGCAGCGCGGCCAGGCCGAGGTGAACCTGCTGCAGCGCCGCAACGACTACCAGACCTCGCTCCTGCGCCTGGGCCAGTCGATCGGCCGCGAGCTGCCGGCCGACACCCGGCTGTCGAGCACCTTCGGGCTGTTCGAGCCGAAGTGGACGGTGGACGAGCTGGAGCAGATGGCGCTGGGCGGCAACCCCAACCTCCTGGCCGCGCGGGCGACGGCCGAGGCGGCGCGCACCGGCGTGCGGGCGGCGCGGACGCAGTACCTTCCCTCGCTCAGCATGAGCGTGGGGTACCGCGGCTCGGTGTACTCGGCCAGCGACCTGAGCTCGTTCTACACCTCGGCGCTGCAGAGCACGGCCGCCAGCTTCCAGTCGTGCAACTACAACAACCAGGTGGGCGCGCTGATCGGCGCCGCGCCGCAGGACTGCTCGCGCTTCGACGTGAACGACCCCGCGGTGGCCGAGCAGGTGCGCCAGGGCGTGCGCGCCTCGAACCCCGCCTTCCCCTTCGGCTTCCGCACCCAGCCGCTGCAGGCCACGCTCTCGCTGTCGCTGCCGCTGTTCAACGGCTACGCGCGCGAGCGGCAGGTCGAGGAGGCGCGGGTGCAGGCGGAGGACGCGGAGCTGACGGTGCGCTCGCAGGAGCTGAAGCTGCGCACCGACCTGGGCGCGGCGCTGCTGGCGGTGCAGACCGCCTTCCGCGCGGCCCAGCTGCAGGAGCAGGTGGTGGAGCGGGCCACCGAGGAGCTGCGCCTGGCGCGGGAGCGCTTCCGCTTCGGCGTGGCCAGCTCGGTGGAGGTGACCGACGCGCAGACCTCGCTGGCCGAGAGCGAGCAGGCGCGCATCGACGCCGTGTACAACTACCACAAGTCGCTGGCCGCGCTCGAGGCTCTGGTGGGCCGCCCGCTGCGCCAGCCGTGA
- a CDS encoding ABC transporter permease, with product MEIREAVVIALAMIRANKLRAFFTVLGTVVGVTFLIAVITVLKGMDAYMKEDFAGKMFGFNTVTVRRIPQEEGFNDDTRRRAWLRRPRLQVADAEWLRERVRTPGMLAYNSSGVAPVGNARGKSVKNAWIVGSSASFFRIRDFEVADGRPFSEQEADRGTPVVVLGHDVVQRLFPGVNPVGKTVRLAGFPYRVIGVLEKQGTVFGQSVDNFVVAPFRSPINGSIYRHNVAEEISFKVPNQTLVPVAMNEMEGLMRIRHRLRPGVESDFAVETSESVLGFWNKISSFLIIALPFLVGVSLVVGAVVIMNIMLVSVSERTREIGVRKSLGARRRDILMQFIIEAGTLSGAGGVIGILLGLGLAALVTAVSPLPARVSPASIGLGLALGVGVGLAAGVYPAWRAARLDPIVALRSE from the coding sequence ATGGAGATCCGCGAGGCGGTGGTCATCGCGCTGGCGATGATCCGGGCCAACAAGCTGCGGGCCTTCTTCACGGTGCTGGGCACCGTGGTGGGCGTGACCTTCCTGATCGCGGTGATCACCGTGCTGAAGGGGATGGACGCCTACATGAAGGAGGACTTCGCGGGAAAGATGTTCGGCTTCAACACCGTCACCGTGCGCCGCATCCCCCAGGAGGAGGGGTTCAACGACGACACCCGGCGGCGCGCCTGGCTGCGCCGCCCGCGCCTGCAGGTGGCCGACGCCGAGTGGCTGCGCGAGCGCGTGCGCACGCCGGGGATGCTGGCCTACAACTCGTCGGGCGTGGCGCCGGTGGGGAACGCGCGCGGGAAGTCGGTGAAGAACGCGTGGATCGTGGGCTCGTCCGCGTCCTTCTTCCGCATCCGCGACTTCGAGGTGGCCGACGGGCGTCCCTTCTCCGAGCAGGAAGCGGATCGGGGGACGCCCGTCGTGGTCCTGGGGCACGACGTGGTGCAGCGCCTCTTCCCCGGCGTGAACCCGGTGGGGAAGACGGTGCGGCTGGCCGGCTTCCCCTACCGGGTGATCGGCGTGCTCGAGAAGCAGGGGACGGTGTTCGGCCAGTCGGTCGACAACTTCGTCGTCGCTCCCTTCCGCTCGCCCATCAACGGCTCCATCTACCGCCACAACGTGGCCGAGGAGATCTCGTTCAAGGTGCCCAACCAGACGCTGGTGCCGGTGGCCATGAACGAGATGGAGGGGCTGATGCGCATCCGCCACCGCCTGCGGCCGGGGGTGGAGAGCGACTTCGCGGTGGAGACGAGCGAGTCGGTGCTGGGCTTCTGGAACAAGATCTCCTCCTTCCTGATCATCGCCCTCCCCTTCCTGGTCGGCGTCTCGCTCGTCGTGGGCGCGGTGGTGATCATGAACATCATGCTGGTGTCGGTGAGCGAGCGGACGCGGGAGATCGGGGTGCGCAAGAGCCTGGGCGCGCGCCGCCGCGACATCCTCATGCAGTTCATCATCGAGGCGGGGACGCTTTCCGGCGCCGGCGGGGTGATCGGGATCCTTCTCGGCCTCGGGCTGGCCGCGCTGGTGACGGCGGTGTCGCCGCTGCCGGCGCGGGTGTCGCCCGCGTCGATCGGGCTGGGGCTGGCGCTGGGCGTGGGCGTGGGCCTCGCCGCGGGCGTGTATCCCGCGTGGCGGGCGGCTCGGCTCGACCCGATCGTGGCTTTGAGGAGCGAGTGA